The following proteins come from a genomic window of Sorex araneus isolate mSorAra2 chromosome 1, mSorAra2.pri, whole genome shotgun sequence:
- the REPIN1 gene encoding replication initiator 1 isoform X1 yields the protein MGVGVSLLLQFSLTSGGYQSVGRTRRCSHRSLPGTRPDSSWTRPRLQPRGLQEEEPMLERRCRGPLAMGPVQPPQAPGKEPRGLRSPGPSVAPAGSQAPVRAHRCAHCRRRFPGWVALWLHTRHCRARLPLPCPQCGRRFRHAPFLALHGQVHAAATPDLGFACHLCGQSFRGWVALVLHLRAHSAARRALACPDCDRRFWRRKQLRAHRRRCPPPPAPEARPFICGNCGRSFAQWDQLVAHKRVHVAEALEEAATKALGPRPRGRPAVTAPRPGGDAVDRPFQCACCGKRFRHKPNLIAHRRVHTGERPHQCPECGKRFTNKPYLTSHRRIHTGEKPYPCSECGRRFRHKPNLLSHSKIHRRSEGAAAALLPAGPLEPPAPPPPPPPRAAPEPPPAPRAEPPALLFGCEDCGRTFRLERFLRAHQRQHSGERPFACPECGKTFGKKTHLVAHARVHSGERPFACDQCGRRFSQGSHLAAHRRDHAPERPFVCPDCGKAFRHKPYLAAHRRIHTGEKPYVCPDCGKAFSQKSNLVSHRRIHTGERPYACPDCDRSFSQKSNLITHRKSHIRDGAFCCAICGQTFDDEEKLLTHQGKHDV from the exons atgggggtagGGGTGTCCTTACTGCTGCAGTTCTCGCTGACTTCTGGGGGCTACCAGAGTGTGGGCCGGACCAGGCGCTGCAGCCACCGAAGTCTCCCCGGGACTCGCCCCGACAGCAGCTGGACAAGGCCTCGTCTCCAGCCCCGCGGTCTCCAGG AGGAAGAGCCCATGCTGGAACGGCGCTGCCGGGGCCCCCTGGCCATGGGCCCGGTGCAGCCCCCGCAGGCGCCGGGGAAAGAGCCCCGCGGGCTGAGGTCGCCGGGCCCTTCCGTGGCCCCAGCGGGCAGCCAGGCCCCCGTGAGGGCGCATCGCTGTGCCCACTGCCGGAGGCGCTTCCCGGGCTGGGTGGCCCTGTGGCTGCACACCCGCCACTGCCGGGCGcggctgcccctgccctgcccgcagtGTGGCCGCCGCTTCCGCCACGCCCCCTTCCTGGCGCTGCACGGCCAGGTCCACGCGGCGGCCACCCCCGACCTGGGCTTCGCCTGCCACCTGTGCGGCCAGAGCTTCCGAGGCTGGGTGGCCCTGGTCCTGCACCTGCGGGCCCACTCGGCCGCCCGGCGGGCCCTGGCCTGCCCCGACTGTGACCGCCGCTTCTGGCGCCGGAAGCAGCTGCGCGCCCACCGCCGGCGCTgccccccgccgccggcccccgAGGCGCGGCCCTTCATCTGCGGCAACTGCGGCCGCAGCTTCGCGCAGTGGGACCAGCTGGTGGCTCACAAGCGCGTGCACGTGGCCGAGGCCCTGGAGGAGGCGGCCACCAAGGCCCTGGGGCCGCGGCCCCGGGGCCGGCCCGCCGTGACGGCCCCCCGGCCCGGGGGCGACGCCGTGGACCGCCCGTTCCAGTGCGCCTGCTGCGGCAAGCGCTTCCGCCACAAGCCCAACCTGATCGCGCACCGGCGCGTGCACACGGGCGAGCGGCCGCACCAGTGCCCCGAGTGCGGGAAGCGCTTCACCAACAAGCCCTACCTGACGTCGCACCGGCGcatccacacgggcgagaagccctacccATGCTCCGAGTGCGGCCGCCGCTTCCGCCACAAACCCAACCTGCTGTCGCACAGCAAGATCCACCGGCGCTCGGAGGGCGCGGCCGCCGCGCTGCTGCCCGCGGGGCCCCTGGAgccgccggcgccgccgccgccgccgccgccgcgcgccgcccccgagcccccgcccgcgccgcggGCCGAGCCCCCCGCGCTGCTGTTCGGCTGCGAGGACTGCGGCCGCACGTTCCGGCTGGAGCGCTTCCTGCGCGCCCACCAGCGCCAGCACAGCGGCGAGCGCCCCTTCGCGTGCCCCGAGTGCGGCAAGACCTTCGGCAAGAAGACGCACCTGGTGGCGCACGCGCGCGTGCACTCGGGCGAGCGGCCCTTCGCCTGCGACCAGTGCGGCCGCCGCTTCTCGCAGGGCAGCCACCTGGCGGCCCACCGGCGCGACCACGCGCCCGAGCGGCCCTTCGTGTGCCCGGACTGCGGCAAGGCCTTCCGCCACAAGCCCTACCTGGCCGCGCACCGGCGcatccacacgggcgagaagccctacgtGTGCCCCGACTGCGGCAAGGCCTTCAGCCAGAAGTCCAACCTGGTGTCCCACCGGCGCATCcacacgggcgagcggccctACGCCTGCCCCGACTGCGACCGCAGCTTCAGCCAGAAGTCCAACCTCATCACGCACCGCAAGAGCCACATCCGGGACGGCGCCTTCTGCTGCGCCATCTGCGGCCAGACCTTCGACGACGAGGAGAAGCTCCTGACCCACCAGGGGAAGCACGACGTCTGA
- the REPIN1 gene encoding replication initiator 1 isoform X2, producing MLERRCRGPLAMGPVQPPQAPGKEPRGLRSPGPSVAPAGSQAPVRAHRCAHCRRRFPGWVALWLHTRHCRARLPLPCPQCGRRFRHAPFLALHGQVHAAATPDLGFACHLCGQSFRGWVALVLHLRAHSAARRALACPDCDRRFWRRKQLRAHRRRCPPPPAPEARPFICGNCGRSFAQWDQLVAHKRVHVAEALEEAATKALGPRPRGRPAVTAPRPGGDAVDRPFQCACCGKRFRHKPNLIAHRRVHTGERPHQCPECGKRFTNKPYLTSHRRIHTGEKPYPCSECGRRFRHKPNLLSHSKIHRRSEGAAAALLPAGPLEPPAPPPPPPPRAAPEPPPAPRAEPPALLFGCEDCGRTFRLERFLRAHQRQHSGERPFACPECGKTFGKKTHLVAHARVHSGERPFACDQCGRRFSQGSHLAAHRRDHAPERPFVCPDCGKAFRHKPYLAAHRRIHTGEKPYVCPDCGKAFSQKSNLVSHRRIHTGERPYACPDCDRSFSQKSNLITHRKSHIRDGAFCCAICGQTFDDEEKLLTHQGKHDV from the coding sequence ATGCTGGAACGGCGCTGCCGGGGCCCCCTGGCCATGGGCCCGGTGCAGCCCCCGCAGGCGCCGGGGAAAGAGCCCCGCGGGCTGAGGTCGCCGGGCCCTTCCGTGGCCCCAGCGGGCAGCCAGGCCCCCGTGAGGGCGCATCGCTGTGCCCACTGCCGGAGGCGCTTCCCGGGCTGGGTGGCCCTGTGGCTGCACACCCGCCACTGCCGGGCGcggctgcccctgccctgcccgcagtGTGGCCGCCGCTTCCGCCACGCCCCCTTCCTGGCGCTGCACGGCCAGGTCCACGCGGCGGCCACCCCCGACCTGGGCTTCGCCTGCCACCTGTGCGGCCAGAGCTTCCGAGGCTGGGTGGCCCTGGTCCTGCACCTGCGGGCCCACTCGGCCGCCCGGCGGGCCCTGGCCTGCCCCGACTGTGACCGCCGCTTCTGGCGCCGGAAGCAGCTGCGCGCCCACCGCCGGCGCTgccccccgccgccggcccccgAGGCGCGGCCCTTCATCTGCGGCAACTGCGGCCGCAGCTTCGCGCAGTGGGACCAGCTGGTGGCTCACAAGCGCGTGCACGTGGCCGAGGCCCTGGAGGAGGCGGCCACCAAGGCCCTGGGGCCGCGGCCCCGGGGCCGGCCCGCCGTGACGGCCCCCCGGCCCGGGGGCGACGCCGTGGACCGCCCGTTCCAGTGCGCCTGCTGCGGCAAGCGCTTCCGCCACAAGCCCAACCTGATCGCGCACCGGCGCGTGCACACGGGCGAGCGGCCGCACCAGTGCCCCGAGTGCGGGAAGCGCTTCACCAACAAGCCCTACCTGACGTCGCACCGGCGcatccacacgggcgagaagccctacccATGCTCCGAGTGCGGCCGCCGCTTCCGCCACAAACCCAACCTGCTGTCGCACAGCAAGATCCACCGGCGCTCGGAGGGCGCGGCCGCCGCGCTGCTGCCCGCGGGGCCCCTGGAgccgccggcgccgccgccgccgccgccgccgcgcgccgcccccgagcccccgcccgcgccgcggGCCGAGCCCCCCGCGCTGCTGTTCGGCTGCGAGGACTGCGGCCGCACGTTCCGGCTGGAGCGCTTCCTGCGCGCCCACCAGCGCCAGCACAGCGGCGAGCGCCCCTTCGCGTGCCCCGAGTGCGGCAAGACCTTCGGCAAGAAGACGCACCTGGTGGCGCACGCGCGCGTGCACTCGGGCGAGCGGCCCTTCGCCTGCGACCAGTGCGGCCGCCGCTTCTCGCAGGGCAGCCACCTGGCGGCCCACCGGCGCGACCACGCGCCCGAGCGGCCCTTCGTGTGCCCGGACTGCGGCAAGGCCTTCCGCCACAAGCCCTACCTGGCCGCGCACCGGCGcatccacacgggcgagaagccctacgtGTGCCCCGACTGCGGCAAGGCCTTCAGCCAGAAGTCCAACCTGGTGTCCCACCGGCGCATCcacacgggcgagcggccctACGCCTGCCCCGACTGCGACCGCAGCTTCAGCCAGAAGTCCAACCTCATCACGCACCGCAAGAGCCACATCCGGGACGGCGCCTTCTGCTGCGCCATCTGCGGCCAGACCTTCGACGACGAGGAGAAGCTCCTGACCCACCAGGGGAAGCACGACGTCTGA
- the ZNF775 gene encoding zinc finger protein 775 isoform X1 — protein MSQLCPDGRTGSCGADAAGGCPAMDSGLAGANTGAGPMTRIKQEKAEWPLPAPAERDKENICRQPRGRPPCPGLGKPRARGAQEEAGAPRWGPRAEPAGAALAPGEGHFACLDCGKRFSWWSSLKIHRRTHTGEKPYRCAKCGRGFSQKPNLARHQRHHTGERPFRCAECARRFSQKQHLLKHQKTHARPAALACPVCPRSFRHQLGLRVHLRAHARAPPAPAPPPAPAPPRGCRLRGRAAWAWLGRGPGWWRPPGGARPDHPARRAPGEPRQFICNECGKSFTWWSSLNIHQRIHTGERPYPCPECGRRFSQKPNLTRHLRNHTGERPHPCAHCGRRFRQKQHLLKHQRTHQPAPPAPRCASCGQSCPNREALRAHLRDHHSAPAPAAAAAAPDPAAQPAPPRGIRRARNPGDALWGRARAAPGEPRQFICNECGKSFSWWSALTIHQRIHTGERPYPCPECGRRFSQKPNLTRHRRNHTGERPYKCALCSRGFSQKQHLLKHQRTHRGLPAPAAKDPTL, from the exons ATGTCCCAGCTGTGTCCAG aCGGCAGGACTGGGAGCTGCGGGGCGGATGCTGCGGGCGGTTGCCCCGCCATGGACAGCGGCCTGGCCGGCGCCAACACAG GAGCTGGACCGATGACGAGGATCAAGCAGGAGAAGGCCGAGTGGCCGCTGCCCGCGCCGGCCGAGAGGGATAAGGAGAACATCTGCCGGCAGCCTCGGGGCCGCCCGCCGTGCCCGGGCCTGGGCAAGCCCCGCGCGCGGGGGGCGCAGGAGGAGGCGGGGGCGCCCCGGTGGGGCCCGCGGGCCGAGCCGGCGGGCGCGGCCCTGGCGCCGGGCGAGGGCCACTTCGCGTGCCTGGACTGCGGGAAGCGCTTCAGCTGGTGGTCGTCGCTCAAGATCCACCGGCGcacgcacacgggcgagaagccgtACCGCTGCGCCAAGTGCGGCCGCGGCTTCAGCCAGAAGCCCAACCTGGCGCGCCACCAGCGCCACCACACGGGCGAGCGGCCGTTCCGCTGCGCCGAGTGCGCGCGGCGCTTCAGCCAGAAGCAGCACCTGCTCAAGCACCAGAAGACGCACGCGCGGCCCGCCGCGCTCGCGTGCCCCGTGTGCCCGCGCAGCTTCCGCCACCAGCTGGGCCTGCGCGTGCACCTGCGCGCCCACGCgcgcgcgccgcccgcgcccgcgccgccgcccgcgcccgcgccgccgcgggGCTGCCGCCTGCGGGGCCGCGCCGCCTGGGcctggctggggcggggcccgggctggTGGCGGCCGCCGGGGGGCGCGCGGCCCGACCACCCCGCGCGCAGGGCGCCCGGCGAGCCGCGCCAGTTCATCTGCAACGAGTGCGGCAAGAGCTTCACCTGGTGGTCGTCGCTCAACATCCACCAGCGCATCcacacgggcgagcggccctACCCGTGCCCCGAGTGCGGCCGGCGCTTCAGCCAGAAGCCCAACCTCACGCGGCACCTGCGCAACCACACGGGCGAGCGGCCGCACCCCTGCGCGCACTGCGGCCGCCGCTTCCGCCAGAAGCAGCATCTGCTCAAGCACCAGCGCACGCACcagcccgccccgccggccccgcgctgCGCCAGCTGCGGCCAGAGCTGCCCCAACCGCGAGGCGCTGCGGGCCCACCTGCGCGACCACcactccgcccccgcccccgccgccgccgccgccgccccggacCCCGCGGCccagcccgccccgccgcgcGGCATCCGGCGCGCCCGGAACCCTGGGGACGCGCTGTGGGGCCGCGCGCGCGCGGCGCCCGGCGAGCCGCGCCAGTTCATCTGCAACGAGTGCGGCAAGAGCTTCTCGTGGTGGTCGGCGCTCACCATCCACCAGCGCATCcacacgggcgagcggccctACCCGTGCCCCGAGTGCGGCCGCCGCTTCAGCCAGAAGCCCAACCTCACGCGGCACCGGCGCAACcacacgggcgagcggccctACAAGTGCGCGCTCTGCAGCCGCGGCTTCAGCCAGAAGCAGCATCTGCTCAAGCACCAGCGCACGCACCGGGGgctgcccgcgcccgccgccaAGGACCCGACGCTCTAG
- the ZNF775 gene encoding zinc finger protein 775 isoform X2 encodes MDSGLAGANTGAGPMTRIKQEKAEWPLPAPAERDKENICRQPRGRPPCPGLGKPRARGAQEEAGAPRWGPRAEPAGAALAPGEGHFACLDCGKRFSWWSSLKIHRRTHTGEKPYRCAKCGRGFSQKPNLARHQRHHTGERPFRCAECARRFSQKQHLLKHQKTHARPAALACPVCPRSFRHQLGLRVHLRAHARAPPAPAPPPAPAPPRGCRLRGRAAWAWLGRGPGWWRPPGGARPDHPARRAPGEPRQFICNECGKSFTWWSSLNIHQRIHTGERPYPCPECGRRFSQKPNLTRHLRNHTGERPHPCAHCGRRFRQKQHLLKHQRTHQPAPPAPRCASCGQSCPNREALRAHLRDHHSAPAPAAAAAAPDPAAQPAPPRGIRRARNPGDALWGRARAAPGEPRQFICNECGKSFSWWSALTIHQRIHTGERPYPCPECGRRFSQKPNLTRHRRNHTGERPYKCALCSRGFSQKQHLLKHQRTHRGLPAPAAKDPTL; translated from the exons ATGGACAGCGGCCTGGCCGGCGCCAACACAG GAGCTGGACCGATGACGAGGATCAAGCAGGAGAAGGCCGAGTGGCCGCTGCCCGCGCCGGCCGAGAGGGATAAGGAGAACATCTGCCGGCAGCCTCGGGGCCGCCCGCCGTGCCCGGGCCTGGGCAAGCCCCGCGCGCGGGGGGCGCAGGAGGAGGCGGGGGCGCCCCGGTGGGGCCCGCGGGCCGAGCCGGCGGGCGCGGCCCTGGCGCCGGGCGAGGGCCACTTCGCGTGCCTGGACTGCGGGAAGCGCTTCAGCTGGTGGTCGTCGCTCAAGATCCACCGGCGcacgcacacgggcgagaagccgtACCGCTGCGCCAAGTGCGGCCGCGGCTTCAGCCAGAAGCCCAACCTGGCGCGCCACCAGCGCCACCACACGGGCGAGCGGCCGTTCCGCTGCGCCGAGTGCGCGCGGCGCTTCAGCCAGAAGCAGCACCTGCTCAAGCACCAGAAGACGCACGCGCGGCCCGCCGCGCTCGCGTGCCCCGTGTGCCCGCGCAGCTTCCGCCACCAGCTGGGCCTGCGCGTGCACCTGCGCGCCCACGCgcgcgcgccgcccgcgcccgcgccgccgcccgcgcccgcgccgccgcgggGCTGCCGCCTGCGGGGCCGCGCCGCCTGGGcctggctggggcggggcccgggctggTGGCGGCCGCCGGGGGGCGCGCGGCCCGACCACCCCGCGCGCAGGGCGCCCGGCGAGCCGCGCCAGTTCATCTGCAACGAGTGCGGCAAGAGCTTCACCTGGTGGTCGTCGCTCAACATCCACCAGCGCATCcacacgggcgagcggccctACCCGTGCCCCGAGTGCGGCCGGCGCTTCAGCCAGAAGCCCAACCTCACGCGGCACCTGCGCAACCACACGGGCGAGCGGCCGCACCCCTGCGCGCACTGCGGCCGCCGCTTCCGCCAGAAGCAGCATCTGCTCAAGCACCAGCGCACGCACcagcccgccccgccggccccgcgctgCGCCAGCTGCGGCCAGAGCTGCCCCAACCGCGAGGCGCTGCGGGCCCACCTGCGCGACCACcactccgcccccgcccccgccgccgccgccgccgccccggacCCCGCGGCccagcccgccccgccgcgcGGCATCCGGCGCGCCCGGAACCCTGGGGACGCGCTGTGGGGCCGCGCGCGCGCGGCGCCCGGCGAGCCGCGCCAGTTCATCTGCAACGAGTGCGGCAAGAGCTTCTCGTGGTGGTCGGCGCTCACCATCCACCAGCGCATCcacacgggcgagcggccctACCCGTGCCCCGAGTGCGGCCGCCGCTTCAGCCAGAAGCCCAACCTCACGCGGCACCGGCGCAACcacacgggcgagcggccctACAAGTGCGCGCTCTGCAGCCGCGGCTTCAGCCAGAAGCAGCATCTGCTCAAGCACCAGCGCACGCACCGGGGgctgcccgcgcccgccgccaAGGACCCGACGCTCTAG
- the LOC101544516 gene encoding zinc finger protein LOC728743 homolog yields MTELVPSGGGSPAGDGEEGLGDERGLVIHHPAEEPPHRCPLCGQTFPQQPSLVRHQKLHAGAGRAAAFVCPECGKAFSVKHNLEVHQRTHTGERPFACAECGRCFSLKQNLLTHQRIHSGEKPHQCAQCGRCFREPRFLLNHQRTHARMPAPHPRRPGVFGERRPYFCARCGKSFAREGSLKTHQRGHGHGPDGQGAHLGRVL; encoded by the coding sequence ATGACCGAGCTGGTGCCCTCCGGGGGCGGGTCCCCGGCGGGGGACGGGGAGGAGGGCCTGGGCGACGAGCGAGGCCTGGTCATCCACCACCCGGCGGAGGAGCCGCCGCACCGCTGCCCGCTGTGCGGCCAGACGTTCCCGCAGCAGCCCAGCCTGGTGCGGCACCAGAAGCTGCACGCCGGGGCGGGCCGCGCGGCCGCCTTCGTGTGCCCCgagtgcggcaaggccttcaGCGTGAAGCACAACCTGGAGGTGCACCAGCGCACGCACACCGGGGAGCGGCCGTTCGCCTGCGCCGAGTGCGGCCGCTGCTTCAGCCTCAAGCAGAACCTGCTCACGCACCAGCGCATCCACAGCGGCGAGAAGCCGCACCAGTGCGCGCAGTGCGGCCGCTGCTTCCGAGAGCCGCGCTTCCTGCTCAACCACCAGCGCACGCACGCGCGCATGCCCGCGCCGcacccccggcgccccggcgTCTTCGGGGAGCGGCGCCCCTACTTCTGCGCGCGCTGCGGCAAGAGCTTCGCGCGCGAGGGCTCGCTCAAGACGCACCAGCGCGGCCACGGCCACGGCCCCGACGGGCAGGGCGCGCACCTGGGCCGCGTGCTCTGA